GCAGCGCGGGCCAGCCATCCATCGGTACGTACTCTGCCGCTCGTCCTCTGAGATACTCCAGGGCCTGATCGACCTCAGAGTCCGTTACCTCAAGCTTTTCCTTGTGGGCTTCAACCCCTACGTAGCCCGAGAGCTGCAGCGCGGGCTTTACGTCGAAGGTCGCCCGGAAGCTGAGAGGCTTGCCCTCTTCGTAGACGACCTCCTCCAGCACGGGCTCGCTGATCGGATTCAGATTCGTTTCCTTGAGCGCCTGACCATAACTTTCCGGGATCAGTTCCTTGAGCGCCTCTTGCTTAGCCTCATCCTTAAAGCGTGAACGCAGGAGATCTCGGGGAATCTTTCCGGGCCGGAAGCCAGGCAATCGAACCTTTTTAGCGAGGTGCAAATACACCGTCTCCACCTTTTCTACAAGGCGTTCGGCAGGCAACTCAATTCGCAGTCCACGTTTGGTGCTGCTGATCTCTTCGATATCTACTTTCATGATTATCTCGGGATTAGATGTCGGATTCATGGTGCGAGAGGGGGGACTTGAACCCCCATCCGCCAAAGGCGGACTGGATCCTAAGTCCAGCGCGTCTGCCATTCCGCCACTCTCGCGTGAGTCTCGGAGCAGGAACCATGAAAACTATACCATACGCTCAAGCCTCTGTCTACACAACTGCTTCCCCACAGACAATCCTTGGCAGGCGCGGGGAGAGGGTGGTGAGGATTTCGTATGGGATGGTCTTGAGACGCTCTACCCACTCTGCGATTGAGATCTGTTCCTCGCCGTCCCGACCGAGCAGCGTGACGATATCCCCCTCACACGCCTCCCGCACATCAGTGACATCGATCAGACATTGGTCCATCGTGATGGTTCCAACTTGTCGAACCCGCCGACCGCGGACCAGGAAGTCGATGCCGTTGGAAAGGGCGCGGGAGACCCCATCGCCATATCCGATGGACACGGTAGCCAGTCGTGTCCGGTGCCCTGTTCGAAAGGTATGACCGTAACTGACACCGGTCCCCGGTGGAACCGTCTTGACGAAGACAATCCTGGCTTTCAGGGAGAGGGCAGGGCGAAGGGCCACGACTGTCTGCAGGTGAGAGCTTGGATACAGACCATACTGAGCCAGCCCGATCCGGACCAAGTCGAAGTAAGTGTCGGGGAACGTCAAGGTGGCGGCAGAATTGGCCAAGTGCACTAAGGGAGGCCGGATCCCTTGCCGCCGCAAGGTATTCACCAGCTTGGCGAACCGTTCGAATTGCTCCAAGGTTGTTGTGGGATCGATGGCGTCAGCCGTGGCGAGGTGGCTGTAGAGGCCGGCAACCGTGACATTGGGCAGGACCCTTATCGCGCTCAAGAGCTCCTGAGCCTCCTGCCAGGCAACTCCCAGGCGAGTCATGCCGGTATCGACCTTCAGGTGAATCTGAATCGACCCCAGATCCGCCGCGGATAATCGGCGGGCTTGGTCGAGGCTGCAGACAGTCGGCTGCAGCCGATACTCGACAAGCGTCTCGACCTCCTCTGTACAGATTGCGGGGCCGAAGAGGAGGATTGGCGCGTCGATCCCTGCCCTTCTGAGTTGAATTCCTTCTTCAATTGTGGCAACCGCAAGCCACGACGCGCCGGCTGACAGCGCGGTCCGAGCGACCGCAACCGCGCCATGCCCGTAGCCATCAGCCTTGACGACCGACATGAACTGCGTGGAGGGTTTGAGCAGCCGTCTGATCGCCACGATATTGTGGCGAATCGCCCCGAGATCGACCTCTACCCAGGCGCGATGAGTCGGAGGCATTCGATCGGCTGCCCAGCCGAGTCCCTGATCACTGCTCATACATTCTGACCGTATCGTTGAGGAGATCTTACCGGAGTATTTAGCCCAGAAACTTCCGAATCCAGGCCGCCCGAAGGATCAGGTCGCCGAGGTCCTTGACATTTCCATCTTTGACCCGCTTGATGATCGTCGCCGTGACCTCGCGGTGGGCATGATCCTGGGGGACGGTGAGGGGAAGCAGTCGGATCGTCGTCCGGATTTCCTCTGCCTCGGTGGGAGGGAGGAGAGCCAACGCCTCCTCATTCAGATACCGAAGGGCATCTTGAAGGTCGGCCTCGAATCCTGGGTCAACCTCCCTCAGGAAGGCCAGATCCTCCTGATTAAGACACGCGAGGCCAAGGATCTCCGGCGGCAGGCCTAAGGAGTAGAGGGCCGCGCAGAAGGAGATGGCCCGGGGAAGCGAGACCCCGCCAAGGCTCCGGCTATAGCCGAACAGACCGATATGAAGTTTCCGCATCCGCCGTCTGGGGACGGCGGGGGCGATGTGATTCATGAGGGGCGCTATCGCCCTCACTTGACGCTGATAGCAGGCGGAGATCCGTTCAATCAGCTCAATGACCTTTCCCTCCGGTTCTACCGGCCTGGCGTTCTTTCTAGGTGCGCTCTTGAGGGTCTCGATAGCCCGAATGATCGCAGGGGCCGGATAGTCGTACTTAAAGGCCGACTGGATCGTGAACGTCTGAACACTCGGGTGCTCAGCAAGGTGTCGTTCCACCGTATCGGGTCGGAAGTTACCCCGAAACGGGGCGCTGCCGGCCCCAAGGATCGTATAGATGGGAATTCCCAACTCCTGCTCCAGCCTATCCAGGCGACTTAAGGCTACCTTGACCAGGAGGCTCGCCGCCAGGCTGCCGTAGTTCAAGGCGGGATCGGAACGGGCCAGAAAGACGCGCTGGTACGGAAGGTCTTTGCCCTGCAGGTACGCGCGGACAATCGTGTCGGCCCGAAGCAGCGAATCCTTATCTTCGATCAAGGGGATGATCTGGATGGCGGCGGGGTGAAACTCTCCAATCCACTCTTTAAGGGGAATGTCGCCGGGGGTCAGAACCGCCTCCCCTTTCCCCGTGACAAAGACCTGATAGTACCGGAGGACCCGGTTCAACTCCTCCGCCGAGGTAGTCATGGGGAAGATGATCTCGAAGATGGGGGCGACATCCTCCCCGTAAAAGAGGCGGGCCACATCGTTTGCTCTGGGGATGCCCTGAAGAACCTCAAGGAGGATCTTCCCCTGCGCCTTTTCTACACCAGGGTTCGGGACTCGCAGGGTCAGGAACATCTCCCGCCCCAGGGGAAACGCCCGGAAGAAGCCCTCGTAGGTCGTCAGGAGCTTCTCGACGACGAACTCATCGACCTCCTTCCCCTCGAAGTCCCACATCTGCTCATCGCAGCCCAGATGGGAAAAGGCGTAGTAGGCCTCCCGGATCTCGTCCATCCCCTCCATGACGGGTCCTTGGGCAAAGAAGGGGACGGTGACGTTGTCCGGATGCTGGGTGCTCATGCACCGGGGGATACGTCGGCGGGCATCGAGATCGATCACCGCGCTACTCTCGATCGGTTGTCTGATTGGAATCCGGATGATTATCCCTGAAGACGCGGCTGACAAGGATATCCTCAGCCTCAATCGTCACCAGATCCTTTTTCGTGAGGGTATCTTGATGTTGCGCGAACAGGCGGTTGGCCTGGCGCAGGCGGGCCCGATCAAGGGCATTGCGCACACTGCGGGCGTTGGCAAAGTTGGGCATCTGCATGCGCCTGACAAGATATTCATAAAAGACCTTTTCAGCGTCAGGGCTGAAACGGTATTGCTGCTTTTCCAACATCAGCTTCGCGATTGCGATCAGTTCGTCTGCCGTGTAATTCGGGAAATCCAGGTGATGCGCGACGCGGGAGGACATCCCCGGATTGCCCTGGAAGAATGTCTCCATGCGGTCCCTGTAACCGGCCAGGATGACCACAAGATCCTCTCGCTGATTTTCCATGACCTGGAGCAGAATCTCGATCGACTCCTGGCCGTAGTCGCGCTCATTCTCGGAACGGTAGAGATAATAGGCCTCGTCGATAAACAGCACGCCGCCCATCGCCCTTTTCAAGACCTCTTTGGTCTTGGGCGCCGTATGCCCGATATACTGGCCGACGAGGTCATCGCGCGTCACCGCCGCCAGATTGCACTTCCGGATGTACCCGAGGCGGTGCAGAATCTCGGCCATCCGCATCGCGACGGTGGTCTTGCCTGTGCCGGGATTGCCGGTAAAGCACATATGGAGGCTGGGCGGGCCCGACATGAGCCCCAGGCTTTTCCGCACCCTGTCAACCAACAACAAGGCGGCGATTTCTCGAATCCGCGTCTTAATCGGCTTCAGGCCGACCAGTTCCCGGTCGAGCTTGTCAAGGATCTCCTGAATCTGGGAATCGCGAAAGACGCCTGCAAGATCTACCGGCGTATCATCAGGGAGTCCGGACAGAGCCTTCTCTTCAGGGGTCTGTTCAATGTTCGCTTCGCTCATAGACTTCCTCGTTCAATCCCCCTCGCCCCCAATTTGGGGGAGAGGGCTGGGGTGAGGGGAGCCTTTGCAAATCCACAACGATTACCTGTAACTATACGGTGTAGGAAGGGAAGGGGGGTTGAACCCCTTCCCTTCCTACCCAGGATTTTCGATTGGTGCTCAGCTTGTATACCGCTCGCCCTCCGGCTTATCGGTGGCGTAGCTGTGTACGACGTAGTTGACCGTGCGGCCCTTCACCTCCTGGCGCACAAGGCCAAAGCCGGGCTCATGCGCCGGACGATGAACGATGAACGACAGTCGGATGGTCTCCCACCCTTTGTTGTGGTCGAAGGCGTTCACCTTGACATAGTGGTTGGGATAGGCCTTGCGGCAGGCATCGATCTCGTACATGATGCCGGCCGGGTCCTCCAGGTCGAACATCGGCAGGCCCCACATCTCCCAGAACGTATTGCGAGGATGCGGATCATCCGTAAATTCGACACTGACGGCCCATTTGTTCTTTAACGCGTACTCTACCTGCTTCCTGATCTGGTCATCGGTCAGATCAGCCAGGAACGAGAAGGTGCCTTGAGTAATTCGCATATTGTGTCCTCCCTTCCCACCTACACGGCCGTTGTGGTCGGAACAAAGTCCGCGGTATCGGTCGATGCGTAGGTGAAGCTAATATCCTTCCAGACCTCCAGCGCCGTCCGCAATGGCTGACACCACCGCGCGGCATTCGCCAGGATCTCCGGACCTTCGTTGAAGTAGTCTCGGCCCTCGTTGCGCGCCTGAACCATCGCCTCCAGGGCTACCCGGTTGGCCGTCGCGCCCGCCGCGATGCCGGTCGGATGGCCGATGGTCCCGCCGCCGAACTGGAGCACCACGTCTTCGCCAAAGTAGTGGAGCAACTGGTGCATCTGCCCGGCGTGGATGCCGCCTGAGGCGACCGGCATGACCTTGCGCAGCGACGCCCAGTCCTGGTCAAAGAACAGGCCATTCTGCAGGTTCATCGGGGTGTGGGTTTCCCGCAGGGTATCGTAGAACCCCTTGACCATATACGGATCGCCTTCGAGCTTGCCGATGACGGTGCCGGAGTGGATATGGTCCACCCCCGCCATGCGCATCCACTTGCAGATGACGCGGAAGTTGACGCCGTGATTCTTCTGGCGGGTATAGGTCGAATGACCGGCCCGGTGCAGGTGCAGCATCATATCGTTCTTCCGTGCCCACTTGGATATCGACTGGATCGCGGTGTAGCCGATCACCAGATCGATCATAATGATCAGACTGCCGAGTTCCTTGGCGAATTCGGCCCGCTCATACATGTCCTCCATGGTGCCGGCTGAGATATTGAGGTAATGCCCCTTCACCTCGCCCGTGGCGGCGGAGGCGCGGTTCACCCCTTCCATGGCGAACAGGAAACGGTCGCGCCAGTGCATAAATGCCTGCGAGTTGATGTTTTCGTCATCCTTGGTAAAGTCGAGGCCGCCTTTGAGCGCCTCATACACGACGCGGCCGTAATTCTTGCCGGAGAGCCCCAGTTTCGGCTTGATGGTGGCGCCCAGCAGCGGGCGGCCGAACTTATCCAACCGCTCGCGCTCCACCACGATCCCGGTGGGCGGCCCCTGAAAGGTCTTCAGGTAGGCCACAGGGAACCGCATGTCTTCCAGACGCAGCGCCTTTAACGGCTTGAAGCCGAAGACGTTGCCGATAATGGATGCGCTCACGTTGACGATGGAGCCATCCTCAAATAGGTCCAGATCGTAGGCGATGTAGGCAAAATACTGGCCTGGACTCCCCGGTACAGGATCCACCCTGTATGCCTTCCCGCGATAGGCATCGTGATCGGTGAGACGGTCGGTCCACACGACCGTCCAGGTGGCGGTGGACGACTCGCCCGCGACGGCCGCAGCCGCCTCATCCGGATCCACACCCTCCTGAGGCGTGATGCGGAACACCGCAATCACGTCGGTGTCCTTCGGCTCATATTCCGGCCGCCAATACCCCATCTGCTTGTAAGGGACCACCCCCCCCGATTTATACCGGTCTTTTGGATCCTTGTTGGTTCCTGCTGCTCCTGCCATCGTTCCCTCCTTGGCTAACACCTTTACTTCATGTTCTACCGTTCTGTTGCCTCGCTTCCCCGGAACTCTTGGATCGTTTACCCCTTGCCTTCATCTCTTGTCTTGTTGAGCCTGATCGGACCCAGACCCATTCCAATACGTGGCTTTACCTTGCCTCTCCTCAATCATAAAGTCAAATAGGAAATTTTTGAGTCTATCATAAAGGTTAGTTTATAGTACGCTGTGCCGAATCATCGCTCATGCAGTGTTCCATACGTTTTTAATGTATTTATTGCAGTGATCGTCATTCCGGACTTGATCCGGAATCCAGTCCTGCCGCGCCTGTTTAGACTTCGAACATGATAGCAAAGCAGGCCAGCAGATAGCCATTCATGGCAAACCTTGACAAGCCTTCCCGAAGGCGAGAGAATCGCCGCACACTTTAGAGCTTCTTGCGCGCGTAACGAGCTGGCGCGAATACCCGGTTCATCGAGGAAGCTGCCGGCGCCGCATAAGGGGCCGCTCGCACGACCCGGTCAACGTTGGCATTCGCCGGATACGTAGAGAGGGAGGAATGGCGTGGCCAAAACTCACGGCAAGGGACCTCGATTCGTTCGCTACTTCGGCCCAGTAGTTGAGGCATTGAAGGAGCTCGGTGGATCAGGCAGCCCCGACGAGGTCAGGGCTGTGGTCGCCTCTCGACTCGCCATCTCCGAACAAGAGCAGAGTGAACAGCTCTCGAGTGGCTCCTCCCGTTTTGACAATCAGGTTGCATGGGCTCGTTTCTACCTCACTCGGGCTGGGCTTCTCGACTCGTCACGTCGAGGCATCTGGAGTCTCACGGAGAAAGGCCGCGCCACGACTCTGTCTCATACCGCGGCTCTGCAGTTGTTCAAGGAAGTTCATCAAGCTTTTTCTGTCGAGTGGAGGGCGCGGCTTAAGCCGGGCGAGAGTAGCGAGACGCTTGAGGAGTCCTCGGCGGAAGCAGTGGTGGGCGCCCAGGCCCCGGATCACCGCGAGCAACTCCTTACCATTCTAAAGGGATTGCCTGCTGCCGGCTTCGAGCGCCTGTGTCAACGTCTACTTCGGGAATCCGGATTCCAAAACGTTACGGTTACCGGTCGCTCCGGAGACGGAGGTCTTGACGGAAACGGTGTTGTTGAGGTGAATCCGTTCGTCAGCTTCCGCGTCTTGTTTCAGTGTAAACGCTATAGTGGGGCGGTAGCCCCGGCACACGTGCGAGACTTCAGGGGTGCCATGGCAGGTCGAGCCGACAAGGGTATCATTCTGACGACCGGTACCTTCACTGCTGAAGCACGCCGGGAGGCGGTGCGGGATGGCGTACCCCCCATTGAGCTGGTTGATGGTGAGAAGTTTCTCGACATGTTCGAGAAGCTGGAACTTGGCCTGAAGCCTCGGGTAGCCTTCGAGATTGACGACGGTTTCTTTGATGCCTTTCGAAAGTGAGAAACCGGTGAGAACTGGCTCGGCAGGGGCGTCCGCTGAATCGGATTGCTCCATTGAAGTGAGGCGATGGAATATCACGTTCTCGAGGCTCGGTACGTCGGCGGATATGTTGTGTGGCTCCGGTTTCGCGATGGTACGGCCGGGGAAGTCGATCTGGCCTCGGAGCTGCGTGGTCCGGTCTTCGAACCGCTCCGGGATCCCAGCTACTTCAAGGCCTTCATGGTGCATCCGGAGTTCCATACGCTCGTCTGGCCGAATGATGCAGACGTTGCGCCGGAATTCTTGTACCGCAATGTGCGGGTCACGGCCTAACCTTCCCTGCGTCTGACGCCAAATTAAAGTTTGCCTTTCATAAGGGCAGTAATTTGGACCATATTAAAGGCTGCCTTTATGGCGAGGAGCATGGCAACTTGCTGTCGGGCGCGAAGACGGCGGAGTGGACAGGCAGGACATGGAAGCTACGTTACGAGTCCTGAATGAGCTGGAACAGGCCGGAGTGATGAGCCGCTATGCGATCGGCGAGGCGATAGCCGCCACCTTCTATGCCGAGCCGCTGCTGACCTTCGACCTCGATGTGTTTGTCGTGCTGCCCCAGACGCGTGGCGGTCTCTTGACGCTGGAACCGCTGTACGAGGCGCTGCGTGCGCGCGGGTACCGCGAAGAGGATGAGTGTGTGAGCATCGAGGGGGTGCCGGTACAGTTTCTGCCGGCCTATAACGCGCTGCTGGAGGAGGCCTTGACTGAGGCTCGTGAGACGATGTATGAGGCGACGCCTACCCGCGTCTTGCGTGTGGAGCATCTGGTGGCCGTCGCGCTTCAGACGGGTCGCGATAAGGACCGTGAGCGGGTGCGCCTGCTACGGGAGGACGCGCCTTTCGACCCGGATTATCTGGCGGGCGTGCTCGCCCGTCACGGATTAGGAGAACGGTGGAATCAATGGCGGCCCTGAGTCCCGAGATGGCGAGGCTATTGGCTGTGAAGGAGTTGCGCCGGCGCAAGCTGGCCGGTCTGCCGTTCCCGGAAAAGGTACGAGCGGTGGTGCAACTCCAGCGGATAGTCGCCCCTATCCTGCGCGCGCGGGGCCGGCAGGTCCGCGTATGGAACATCGAGGAATCGGCTGCACGCCGGCCGCCGGGGACTCCATAGGCGAGACAGAAGACACTAACGTCCTATCCGGCCTACAAGGATTCCGGCGTGCCGTGGCTGAGGAAGGCGGGGCTGGAACCTTCCTACGCCGCGAGGCGCTGCCGCATGCCCCGGATGCCTGGTTTGTGCCGGATAGCATGAAAATCGGCTACGAGATCAGCTTCACTCGCCACTTCTTCAAGCCGCAGCCGCTGCGCACGCTGGAGGAGATCCGCGCCGACATCTTGGCGCTGGAGAAGGAAACTGAGGGGCTGGTGGGCGAGATCAATGGGGGCGGAGGGCGGTGATCCCCGGACCGAGCACTTGGGATCAGAGTTCCATCATCCTTGCATTTCTGGTATCACCAATCCGTTATTACAGGGAATGCCACCCGCTGGCCGGGGCCGGTTGGGAGGAGTTCCTGACCTCGACCCCGCGCGCCGCTTCGTCGTCTACCCGGGCGACGAGACCTATCCGATCGGCGGCGACACGTCGGCGATCCCACTGGATGCCCTAGCGCGGCAATTGGCGGAAGAAACGGCATGATCGCCGGCCTCTCCCGCGTAGGGGAGAGGGGGCTTTTGCTGCGAACTTCCCGGCGTCTGAAGCGTGCCTTGACATCTCAATGCTCGGCATAGTATAAGCACAACACGATCCCATCAGGTTGCACTGCCCAGAAAGTCCCCTCACCCCAACCCTCTCCCCCACATGGGGGCGAGGGGGAGTAAAAAGAGTTACGCTTCGTTTTGAGGCGCTGGGGACATTGGCGTCATTAGCTCAACAGAACCTGGAGTAGCCTTTCAATGAGCCAAGAATCGTGTCTGCATAATCAGCATCTGTCCTCAAATACCCCTGGTGCGCCGGGGGCTCAGCCGTCCATGGCGACCATGGCCCTCGAGTTCATCAAGGATGGCGATGTGGTCGGCCTGGGCACCGGACGGGCCGCGACCGCATTTGTCCGCGCCCTGGGTGATGCGGTCAAGGCCGGTCTTCGGGTGACGGGTGTGTCGACGTCGCAGGTCACCGCCGCGTTGGCGGCGCAGCTTGGGATACCGCTGGCGACGCTCGAAGAAGTCTCAAGCATCGACGTTACATTTGATGGCGCCGATGAGGTCGACCCCAAGTTGGACCTGATCAAGGGGTACGGTGGGGCGCACGTTCGGGAAAAGATCGTAGCCGCCTCGTCGCGACGGCTGGTCATCCTGGTGGGGGCCGAAAAGCTGGTGCCGGTCCTGGGGAGCCGCGGCATCCTTCCCGTAGAGGTCGTGCCGTTCGGGCTGTCCCTCTGCCGGCGCCGCCTCGCAGAACTTGGGTGCGGGCCAACTGCCCGCGAGCATTACGGGCAGCCGTTCGTGACCGACAACGGCAATCAGATCCTCGACTGCAGCATCTCGCCACTCTCTGACCCGGCCGCGTTCGAGCAGGCGATCCTCGGAATCCCCGGGGTGGTGGGAACGGGGCTCTTCATCGGGATGGCCGACACGGTGCTGGTGCAGGACGGCGATGCGGTCCACGTACAACAACGCGGAGACCGATGATGGGAGATCCGATGATCAGCAAAGGTGTGACCCTGACCCGTCATCTGCTGGATGACCGAACGCCGCTGGAGGGCGATCTTGGCGCGCTGCTCATCAAGATCGGCGCCGCTTCGAAACTGCTGTCGCGGGAGGTGAACCGGGCGGCGCTGCACGGCCGGTTGGGATACACCGGAGAGGTCAACGTCCAGGGAGAGCAGATCGCGCAGCTTGATCTGTGGTCGAATGAGGTATTTGTGGACGCGCTGAAGGAGACCGGTCTCGTCTGCACGATGGTTTCGGAGGAGATGGAGGCGCCGCTGCATGTCGACCGCAACTGCCTTCCCGGGAGCTATGTGGTCTGTTTCGACCCGGTTGACGGCTCGTCGAACATCGATATCAACGGCACAGTGGGGACCATCTTTTCAGTGCGGCACCGGCGCGGCCATGGCCGGGAGCACGTCGCCATGGATACCTTACAGAAGGGGACCGAGCAGGTGGCGGCCGGCTACGTCATGTATGGCCCCAGCACGATGTTTGTCTATGCCGCGGGCCACGCGGTACACGGTTTCACATGGGACCAAACGGTGGACGATTACCTGCTGACACACGCCGATATTCGGATTCCGCAGCGGGGTAAGACGTACAGTGTGAACTGTGGGAACTATCATCGCTGGGCGGAACCGACCCGCCAGGCCGTCGATTATCTGAGCACGCCGGACAAGGCGACAGGCCGCCCGTATTCGCTCCGCTATGTCGGATCGATGGTTGCAGACATGCACCGCACGCTGCTCGGAGGCGGAATATTTATGTATCCGGGCGAAGCCGGCGGTGGCAAGAACGCCAATGGGAAGCTCCGGCTCCTGTATGAGGTTGCGCCGATGGCCTATATCGTGGAGCAGGCCGGTGGACGGGCCAGCACCGGTGTTGAGCGGGTCTTGGATATCGAGCCGAAGGAATGCCATCAGCGCGTGCCGGTCGTCATCGGCAGCACCGACGACGTCGCGCTCGTTGAGGAGTTCTATCGGGGAAAGCGTTAGCAGGTTCCCGCAGCGATCGGTTCGGACCGCATCCCGCCAGACAGAGCAATAGAAAGGAGGGAGCGAGCATGAATACGCGTATCCGCGAGATCCTTGGTTGGTATAGCGCCGACAATCCTGGAACCTTGACGAACCTATCGCGGTTGCTGCAGCACGGCTATCTTGGCGGCACGGGCCGTCTGGTGATCCTGCCGGTCGATCAAGGGTTCGAGCACGGTCCGGCGCGAAGCTTTGCCGTCAACCCTCCAGCCTATCATCCGCACTACCACTTCGAACTCGCCATTGAGGCGCGTTGCAACGCCTATGCGGCCCCGCTCGGCTTCCTTGAGGCGGGCGCGGCCGAGTTCGCCGGTCAGATTCCCTTGATCCTCAAGCTCAACAGCCACGATGTGTTACACGACGAGAAGGACCCGCTTTCGGCAGTCACGGCCGGCGTAAAAGATGCGCTGCGTCTCGGGTGTGTCGGCGTGGGCTTCACGATCTACCCCGGCTCGGCTCATTGCGCTGCGATGTACCAGCAGTTCCGCGAGATCGCGGCTGAGGCCAAGGCGTCCGGCCTGATCGCCGTCTGCTGGTCGTACCCGCGCGGCTCCGGCCTGAGCAAGGAGGGCGAGACGGCGATCGACGTGGTGGCCTACGCGGCGCAGATCGCAGCGCAGCTTGGCGCGCACCTGATCAAGGTGAAGCTGCCCACAGCCCACATCGAGCAGCCGGAGGCCAAGAAGGTCTACGACAAGACCAAGGTGCCGATCGGGACGCTGGCAGAGCGCGTCCGGCATGTGGTCCAGAGTGCTTTTGACGGGCGACGGATGGTGATCTTTTCCGGCGGGGCGGCCAAGGAGGATGATAACGCGGTCCTGGATGAGATCCGGGCCATCCGCGATGGGGGCGGGTTCGGCACCATCATCGGCCGCAACTCGTTCCAGCGCCCCCGCGCCGCCGCCATCGACCTGCTCACCAGGATCATGAAGATCTACTCCGGCGAGATGCAGTAGGCGTGGCGACAGTACTCAATGCTGAGTTGTAACGTGGGGTAGGGGCCCTGCGTTGCAACCGTCTGGTTTATAGCGTTGTTCGGCGTTCCCTCTTGGTTATCATCTCCCGCTTCGCGGCCGCGTACGCGACCTCCTCAAGCTCGATGCGTTCTTTGATTACCCGAGCAAGCCACTCCTCAACCCCGGCAGCATGATGCATTCGGGCGAGGAACGCCGCCCTTTCAGCCAGGTCCGGCGGAATGGAGAAGGCGCCTCGCTTGGCCCGTCGCACTGCAATGGGCGTTCCCCACGCTTTGTCCTCGCCGACCTGCGAGACCACGAGGTCGTCGATCTGTTTCGGAGACAGGTGTTTTACCTTGGGGGATCTCTTCGTGTTCATACTGGCCACCCTGTAATGATCCGGACCACGTTTCCGGGTTTGAGTTGAAAGATGATCTTCAGCGATCTTCCGGCCCCGGTTCGGCCAATCAATTGAAAACGGTCCGTGAATTGCCTGTTCCGCCGCACGATAAAGTCGGAGAAGCAACACTCCACAGCCTCTTCGAACGACACACCGTGGGTAGCGAGTTTATCGCTATCGAAGTCGTACTCGAAGTCACTCGGCTGGAAGCGGCTCCAGTTTACCAAGACAGGTGTCCCTATTCATAGATTTTCTCGCCAAACGCTAAAATCAGCGGTGGCTGCAAGACGTCCAATGGATTGCCTTGTTATACGGGTTCAAAAAAGTCCTTTCAAATGCCTCGTTGTTGCTGGCCTCAAAGAGTCATAGTGGTTCCTGTTATATCCTGATGCAAAACTTATGGCCCGATAGAAAAGATCTTTAAATGTATCCGATGACATATTTTCTAGATACTTCCAGTCCGAGATTCTTGGTGAGGGTGTGTAGAAGAGGATGGCGAAATCATTCAGGGCAGTAAAATAGTCATGCAGCATTTCTATTAGATAAGAAGAGTGATAAATGACACGGTTCGTCTTCAGCTCCTCTCGGAAAGGCTCCAACAAAGGGAGCACCTCGGATTCTTTAATGTCATGTCCAGTTTTGTTGCAGATTCGGTGTAGCTCATCTAACACCCCGGTTAGCCGAAAGAGGTTGTGTTTAGATAGTAGCTGTGCAAACCTCAATATTTTCCGTCGCGACAGACTGAATTCTATTTGTTTTGAAATATCACCACACCAAAAAGAAAACCTCGGTTTCTCCTTGAGCCATGAATCAAGACTCTCGTACGCATCAATGAATTTTGAAGACTCCCAAGCGTCCTTATGTCTCTCAACCAACCACCTTGCCCCCGTGAACAGGGATAGCTGGCACGGTCTA
The nucleotide sequence above comes from Candidatus Methylomirabilis lanthanidiphila. Encoded proteins:
- a CDS encoding alanine racemase; translated protein: MSSDQGLGWAADRMPPTHRAWVEVDLGAIRHNIVAIRRLLKPSTQFMSVVKADGYGHGAVAVARTALSAGASWLAVATIEEGIQLRRAGIDAPILLFGPAICTEEVETLVEYRLQPTVCSLDQARRLSAADLGSIQIHLKVDTGMTRLGVAWQEAQELLSAIRVLPNVTVAGLYSHLATADAIDPTTTLEQFERFAKLVNTLRRQGIRPPLVHLANSAATLTFPDTYFDLVRIGLAQYGLYPSSHLQTVVALRPALSLKARIVFVKTVPPGTGVSYGHTFRTGHRTRLATVSIGYGDGVSRALSNGIDFLVRGRRVRQVGTITMDQCLIDVTDVREACEGDIVTLLGRDGEEQISIAEWVERLKTIPYEILTTLSPRLPRIVCGEAVV
- the rbcL gene encoding ribulose bisophosphate carboxylase, which gives rise to MAGAAGTNKDPKDRYKSGGVVPYKQMGYWRPEYEPKDTDVIAVFRITPQEGVDPDEAAAAVAGESSTATWTVVWTDRLTDHDAYRGKAYRVDPVPGSPGQYFAYIAYDLDLFEDGSIVNVSASIIGNVFGFKPLKALRLEDMRFPVAYLKTFQGPPTGIVVERERLDKFGRPLLGATIKPKLGLSGKNYGRVVYEALKGGLDFTKDDENINSQAFMHWRDRFLFAMEGVNRASAATGEVKGHYLNISAGTMEDMYERAEFAKELGSLIIMIDLVIGYTAIQSISKWARKNDMMLHLHRAGHSTYTRQKNHGVNFRVICKWMRMAGVDHIHSGTVIGKLEGDPYMVKGFYDTLRETHTPMNLQNGLFFDQDWASLRKVMPVASGGIHAGQMHQLLHYFGEDVVLQFGGGTIGHPTGIAAGATANRVALEAMVQARNEGRDYFNEGPEILANAARWCQPLRTALEVWKDISFTYASTDTADFVPTTTAV
- a CDS encoding ribulose bisphosphate carboxylase small chain; this translates as MRITQGTFSFLADLTDDQIRKQVEYALKNKWAVSVEFTDDPHPRNTFWEMWGLPMFDLEDPAGIMYEIDACRKAYPNHYVKVNAFDHNKGWETIRLSFIVHRPAHEPGFGLVRQEVKGRTVNYVVHSYATDKPEGERYTS
- a CDS encoding phosphoenolpyruvate carboxylase; protein product: MIDLDARRRIPRCMSTQHPDNVTVPFFAQGPVMEGMDEIREAYYAFSHLGCDEQMWDFEGKEVDEFVVEKLLTTYEGFFRAFPLGREMFLTLRVPNPGVEKAQGKILLEVLQGIPRANDVARLFYGEDVAPIFEIIFPMTTSAEELNRVLRYYQVFVTGKGEAVLTPGDIPLKEWIGEFHPAAIQIIPLIEDKDSLLRADTIVRAYLQGKDLPYQRVFLARSDPALNYGSLAASLLVKVALSRLDRLEQELGIPIYTILGAGSAPFRGNFRPDTVERHLAEHPSVQTFTIQSAFKYDYPAPAIIRAIETLKSAPRKNARPVEPEGKVIELIERISACYQRQVRAIAPLMNHIAPAVPRRRMRKLHIGLFGYSRSLGGVSLPRAISFCAALYSLGLPPEILGLACLNQEDLAFLREVDPGFEADLQDALRYLNEEALALLPPTEAEEIRTTIRLLPLTVPQDHAHREVTATIIKRVKDGNVKDLGDLILRAAWIRKFLG
- a CDS encoding CbbX; translation: MSEANIEQTPEEKALSGLPDDTPVDLAGVFRDSQIQEILDKLDRELVGLKPIKTRIREIAALLLVDRVRKSLGLMSGPPSLHMCFTGNPGTGKTTVAMRMAEILHRLGYIRKCNLAAVTRDDLVGQYIGHTAPKTKEVLKRAMGGVLFIDEAYYLYRSENERDYGQESIEILLQVMENQREDLVVILAGYRDRMETFFQGNPGMSSRVAHHLDFPNYTADELIAIAKLMLEKQQYRFSPDAEKVFYEYLVRRMQMPNFANARSVRNALDRARLRQANRLFAQHQDTLTKKDLVTIEAEDILVSRVFRDNHPDSNQTTDRE